One Clostridium sp. CM027 genomic window carries:
- a CDS encoding 3D domain-containing protein, translating into MKKKIISVVMMLTITINVNTFAAPSTNETSELEQVQSSKKALQIKANNFDIEIDKVLNKIDINKAKMNDIAQDIRKTQTKLEIVEKNAIDQEALFEKRARAMYINGSDGYLKVILDSTSFSDVISRVDTLERIIKHDRKLIDEIKKQRNSIIKHKATLNNENDKLSVLKTNNEIILTKLSKDIKEHKVLISNVTKKETKLIADKNAKELADARIKELAAAKIIKKQAATNSITISRHLDSAKSAPSKSDAIPSDASKSNNYFIIESTAYSTDGFTASGSRTSRNPNGYSTIAVDPTVIPTGSKVYIEGYGYAIASDTGSAIKGNIIDVFFNTEAEALNWGRRNVNIRIIND; encoded by the coding sequence ATGAAAAAAAAAATAATATCTGTTGTTATGATGCTAACAATAACTATCAATGTCAATACTTTTGCTGCGCCAAGTACTAATGAAACATCTGAATTAGAACAAGTTCAAAGCAGCAAAAAAGCTTTACAGATAAAAGCAAATAATTTTGACATTGAAATTGATAAAGTATTAAATAAAATTGACATTAACAAAGCTAAAATGAATGACATAGCTCAAGATATAAGAAAAACGCAAACTAAATTAGAAATTGTAGAAAAAAACGCTATCGATCAAGAAGCCTTGTTTGAAAAAAGAGCAAGAGCTATGTATATAAATGGTTCAGATGGTTATCTTAAGGTAATTCTAGATTCAACTAGTTTTAGTGATGTTATATCAAGGGTAGATACACTTGAAAGGATAATAAAGCATGACAGAAAACTCATTGATGAAATAAAAAAACAAAGAAATTCTATAATAAAACATAAAGCCACTTTAAATAATGAAAATGATAAATTATCAGTGCTAAAAACAAATAATGAAATTATTCTAACAAAATTAAGTAAAGACATAAAAGAACACAAGGTGCTTATTAGCAACGTAACTAAAAAAGAAACTAAATTAATCGCTGACAAAAATGCAAAAGAATTAGCTGATGCGAGAATAAAAGAATTAGCCGCTGCAAAAATAATAAAAAAGCAAGCAGCAACAAATTCCATTACTATATCTAGACACTTAGATTCTGCTAAAAGTGCACCCTCTAAATCTGATGCTATCCCTAGTGATGCATCAAAATCAAATAACTACTTCATTATAGAATCGACCGCATATTCAACGGATGGTTTTACAGCATCAGGTTCTAGGACAAGCAGAAATCCAAATGGATACAGCACTATAGCTGTGGACCCTACAGTTATACCAACGGGCTCTAAGGTTTATATAGAAGGCTACGGATATGCTATTGCATCAGATACTGGTTCCGCTATTAAAGGTAATATCATCGATGTATTTTTTAATACAGAAGCTGAAGCACTTAATTGGGGCCGAAGAAATGTAAACATCCGTATAATAAATGACTAA
- the smpB gene encoding SsrA-binding protein SmpB translates to MYINKNKAGEIVAKKSENKTLAENRKARHDYFIEEAMEAGIALVGTEVKSIRSGKANLKDAYADVINGEVFIKNMHVSHYENGNQFNTDPLRVRKLLLHKEQINKLASFTAQKGFTLVPLSLYLKDTKVKVNLGIVRGKKDYDKRDAMLEKDAKRDMDRQIKERMR, encoded by the coding sequence ATGTATATTAATAAGAATAAAGCAGGTGAAATTGTGGCAAAGAAATCGGAAAACAAAACACTAGCAGAAAACAGGAAAGCAAGACATGATTATTTTATAGAAGAAGCAATGGAAGCTGGTATAGCGCTTGTTGGTACAGAAGTAAAGTCTATTAGATCTGGAAAAGCGAACTTAAAAGATGCTTATGCAGATGTTATAAATGGTGAAGTATTTATAAAAAATATGCATGTTAGTCATTACGAAAATGGGAATCAATTTAACACTGATCCTTTAAGAGTAAGAAAATTATTGCTTCATAAAGAGCAAATAAATAAACTAGCATCATTTACGGCTCAAAAGGGTTTTACACTAGTTCCATTATCCCTATATCTTAAGGATACTAAGGTAAAAGTTAATCTTGGTATTGTTCGCGGTAAGAAAGACTATGATAAGAGAGATGCGATGCTAGAAAAAGATGCTAAGAGAGACATGGATAGGCAGATAAAAGAGAGAATGAGATAA